A window of Chiloscyllium punctatum isolate Juve2018m chromosome 37, sChiPun1.3, whole genome shotgun sequence contains these coding sequences:
- the LOC140462947 gene encoding serine/arginine-rich splicing factor 6-like produces MPRVYVGRLSYQVREKDLERFFRGYGKLLEVDLKNGYGFVEFEDARDADDAVYELNGKELCGERIIVEHARGPRRDGSYGGGYGGGGGRSSGGYGYRRNGREKYGPPVRTEFRLIVENLSSRCSWQDLKDFMRQAGEVTYADAHKQRMNEGVIEFRSYSDMKRALDKLDGTEINARKIRLVEDRPRNRRSSSGSRSRSRSRSHRHSRSRSRRTSRSRSGSASKSRSRSRSQSKDHSRSKSKSAERKSRSRGNSKVMSDKGSRSRSPSKSKSELNNKSHSRSKSPQVNGKGDAKSMSRSRSKSRSRSREAPLLASPVNSKPRSANASPSNTRSRSASRSRSRSISRSRSGSKD; encoded by the exons ATGCCGCGTGTGTACGTCGGGAGGCTCAGTTACCAAGTTCGAGAGAAGGACCTGGAGAGGTTCTTCAGGGGTTACGGCAAACTGCTGGAGGTGGACCTGAAGAACGG GTATGGGTTTGTTGAGTTTGAAGATGCACGTGATGCAGACGATGCGGTCTATGAACTGAATGGGAAAGAACTTTGTGGCGAGCGCATAATTGTGGAACATGCAAGAGGACCACGTCGTGATGGAAGTTATGGCGGTGGttatggtggtggtggaggtcgca GCAGTGGTGGTTACGGATATCGAAGAAATGGAAGGGAGAAATATGGGCCCCCTGTCCGTACAGAGTTCAGACTGATCGTCGAAAATCTTTCAAGCCGTTGCAGCTGGCAAGACCTAAAA GATTTCATGAGACAAGCAGGAGAAGTGACCTATGCAGATGCTCATAAGCAGCGTATGAATGAAGGAGTAATTGAATTCCGATCATACTCTGATATGAAACGAGCTTTGGACAAGCTGGATGGCACTGAAATCAATGCAAGAAAGATTCGATTGGTTGAAGACCGCCCCCGTAATCGACGCTCCTCTTCTGGTAGTCGATCGAG GTCCAGGTCCCGAAGCCATCGTCATTCACGGAGCAGAAGTCGTAGGACCAGTCGAAGTCGGTCTGGCAGTGCTTCAAAGAGCAGGTCACGTTCACG ATCTCAGAGCAAGGACCATTCCAGGTCCAAATCAAAGTCTGCAGAAAGGAAATCTAGATCAAGAGGTAATTCCAAAGTCATGTCTGACAAGGGCTCTCGTTCTCGATCACCAAGCAAATCAAAATCTGAATTGAATAATAAGTCACACAGCAGATCCAAATCCCCTCAAGTAAATGGTAAAGGAGATGCTAAATCAATGTCTCGTTCACGTTCAAAGTCCCGCTCAAGATCAAGAGAAGCACCACTTCTTGCATCACCAGTTAATTCAAAGCCAAGATCAGCAAATGCATCTCCATCCAACACTCGTTCTAGATCAGCATCTAGGTCCCGATCTAGATCGATATCCAGATCTCGATCTGGCTCTAAGGATTAG